One genomic window of Leptospira paudalimensis includes the following:
- a CDS encoding site-2 protease family protein codes for MESNKTTHILLFFLTFLSLTYSDIFLNPEIPQTLENYKLYFFENWPYSVSLLFILLAHEMGHYLPARYYGVRASLPYFIPLPFGPIGTMGAVIKINDQIPNKKVLFDIGVGGPAVSLVLSIVVWIIGISISKVVEIPTDFNRSGFLIFGDSAFTYFSSQWILGPIDFATTDIQAHPLAKAGWVGLLVTAINLLPFGQLDGGHVIYSMFGESYRKWIHVLFGFFLIFALVHFTWLIWGFLIYYVLKVEHPFIKDAMNGIGKTRFLFGILILVSFLVIFVPKPMTIVSAYDNPTLLDDLFRLIVKTVGISD; via the coding sequence TTGGAATCCAATAAAACAACACACATTCTATTATTCTTTCTTACATTTCTCTCACTCACTTATTCGGATATTTTTTTGAATCCAGAGATTCCACAAACATTAGAGAATTATAAACTGTATTTTTTTGAAAATTGGCCCTATTCAGTATCCTTATTATTTATATTATTAGCTCATGAAATGGGCCATTATTTACCTGCAAGGTATTATGGAGTCAGAGCAAGTTTGCCTTATTTTATCCCTTTACCATTTGGTCCAATTGGAACCATGGGTGCTGTGATCAAAATCAACGACCAAATCCCAAATAAAAAAGTTTTGTTTGATATTGGAGTGGGAGGGCCGGCGGTGAGTTTAGTTCTTTCTATTGTCGTTTGGATCATTGGTATTTCAATTTCAAAAGTTGTGGAGATACCTACTGATTTTAATCGTTCAGGTTTTCTAATTTTCGGAGACAGTGCTTTCACATATTTTTCCTCACAATGGATTCTAGGACCCATTGATTTTGCTACGACGGATATCCAAGCTCATCCTTTGGCGAAAGCAGGATGGGTGGGTCTTCTTGTAACTGCGATTAATTTGCTTCCTTTTGGTCAGCTGGATGGTGGTCATGTCATTTATTCAATGTTTGGTGAATCTTATCGAAAATGGATTCATGTACTATTTGGATTTTTTTTGATTTTTGCCCTCGTTCACTTCACCTGGTTAATTTGGGGATTTCTAATTTATTATGTGTTAAAGGTTGAACATCCATTCATAAAAGATGCAATGAATGGAATTGGTAAAACTCGATTCCTGTTTGGTATTTTGATACTAGTATCTTTCCTAGTTATTTTCGTTCCAAAACCAATGACAATCGTTTCAGCATATGATAATCCTACTTTACTCGATGATCTATTTCGTCTGATAGTTAAGACAGTAGGTATAAGCGATTGA
- a CDS encoding VOC family protein, whose amino-acid sequence MAAPKKKKQLTKTKSPKVQIKGSQVKSNPITPFLMFNANLEEVTQFYTGIFKQSKVISVNPMQAEFILNGQKFSAYNGGPEFKFSWGVSFMIHVETQKELDHYWNELSKGGKELMCGWVEDKFGMLWQITPNILLELISHKDPNKREKATQAMLKMQKIDIAKLKESVK is encoded by the coding sequence ATGGCCGCACCAAAAAAGAAGAAACAACTCACAAAAACAAAATCCCCGAAAGTACAAATAAAAGGATCACAAGTAAAATCAAACCCCATCACACCATTTTTGATGTTTAATGCAAACTTAGAAGAGGTTACTCAATTTTATACAGGCATCTTCAAACAATCGAAAGTGATCTCGGTAAACCCAATGCAGGCAGAGTTCATATTAAACGGACAAAAATTTTCAGCTTACAATGGTGGACCTGAATTTAAATTTTCTTGGGGAGTTTCCTTCATGATCCATGTAGAAACTCAAAAAGAACTCGATCATTATTGGAATGAACTTTCAAAAGGTGGGAAAGAACTTATGTGTGGATGGGTCGAAGATAAATTTGGTATGCTATGGCAAATCACACCAAACATTTTATTAGAACTAATTTCGCATAAAGATCCAAATAAACGAGAAAAAGCGACTCAGGCGATGTTAAAGATGCAAAAAATTGACATTGCAAAATTAAAAGAATCAGTGAAATAA
- the add gene encoding adenosine deaminase, with the protein MEVPFSEILSRIAVIDRDIAELNRLKSRLPADRPYSPTIQLTFDKQINTLLNERVSLMELPVLHPPLWLLPKEGIDGPEQTTLLKERKSLLAGDLSVSHPNEQDVINFIREIPKTEVHLHLEACVNKETLKFLYKKNGIEVTDQEFEDKYNFKDLNGFIQVFFFVQGSVKEASDLGYFIDSLADYLRSNNIVYCEAFFAPSKFIQNGLDFDEMVEVMVNRIRQIEVKDGISIRLLVDVSRSFGPENAMNNLKRVLGLKHKEVIGIGLGGAELMGPAKDYADVFKIARESGLRCVAHSGEDDGPWAIWDAVNLCKAERIGHGTSAIQDPELVRYMKENKIPIEICVTSNVFTGKYVRKEQNHPVRYYYDQGLMLCINTDDPDIFNVNLTYEFFKLYRFLDFSIDEIIDLVRLGVLCTFHPEKETLWKSMEEKINQIKVKYNLISEKQTISV; encoded by the coding sequence ATGGAAGTTCCTTTTTCTGAAATCCTTAGCCGCATTGCTGTCATTGACCGTGATATTGCGGAATTAAACCGCCTTAAAAGTCGATTACCAGCTGACAGGCCGTATTCGCCAACCATCCAACTTACTTTTGATAAACAAATTAACACTCTCTTAAACGAAAGAGTGTCTCTCATGGAATTGCCAGTCCTACACCCACCACTTTGGCTTCTGCCAAAAGAAGGGATAGATGGTCCGGAACAAACAACACTTCTAAAAGAAAGGAAATCGCTCCTAGCTGGTGATCTTTCTGTATCTCATCCAAACGAACAAGATGTCATCAATTTCATCCGAGAGATTCCAAAGACGGAAGTCCACTTGCACTTAGAAGCATGTGTGAATAAGGAAACACTTAAGTTCTTATACAAAAAAAATGGAATCGAAGTCACAGACCAAGAATTTGAAGATAAATATAATTTCAAAGACCTCAATGGTTTCATCCAAGTTTTCTTTTTTGTCCAAGGATCTGTCAAAGAGGCATCCGATTTGGGATACTTCATTGATAGTTTAGCGGATTATCTCCGTTCTAATAACATCGTATATTGTGAAGCTTTCTTTGCTCCTTCCAAGTTCATCCAAAACGGTTTGGATTTTGATGAAATGGTAGAAGTGATGGTCAATCGTATTCGTCAAATTGAAGTGAAAGATGGAATTTCCATTCGGTTACTTGTTGACGTCTCTAGATCATTTGGACCAGAAAATGCAATGAACAACCTAAAACGAGTGTTAGGTTTGAAACACAAAGAAGTGATTGGAATTGGACTCGGTGGTGCTGAACTCATGGGTCCTGCAAAAGATTATGCAGATGTGTTTAAAATTGCACGTGAGTCTGGTTTACGATGTGTCGCTCACTCAGGGGAAGATGATGGTCCTTGGGCAATCTGGGATGCCGTGAACTTGTGTAAGGCGGAACGTATTGGACATGGAACATCTGCCATCCAAGATCCTGAACTTGTTCGTTACATGAAAGAGAACAAAATTCCTATCGAAATCTGTGTTACATCAAATGTCTTTACTGGAAAGTATGTGCGAAAAGAACAGAATCACCCAGTGCGTTATTATTATGACCAAGGTTTGATGCTTTGTATCAACACTGATGATCCAGATATTTTTAATGTAAATTTAACTTATGAATTTTTTAAGTTATATCGATTTTTAGATTTCTCCATTGATGAAATCATTGATTTGGTGAGACTAGGTGTACTTTGTACTTTCCATCCAGAGAAGGAAACTTTGTGGAAATCGATGGAAGAGAAAATCAATCAGATTAAAGTAAAATACAATCTAATTTCAGAAAAACAAACAATCTCAGTTTAA
- the ygiD gene encoding 4,5-DOPA-extradiol-dioxygenase gives MDTDKIQKSEIFPSLFLGHGSPMNAIEENEFVEGLRNVSKTFPEPKAILVISAHWLTDGTFVTAMERPPTIHDFGGFPKALFEVQYPAPGDPSLAKEIQSLVTSQSVQLDYDWGLDHGTWSVLKHMYPKANVPIVQLSMDYKLSPEKHYEIAKELSPLREQGVLIVASGNIVHNLRMVAWDRLSEVYGFDWAISVDQKVKDWILSGDTQSLFSIRSKGKEFEWAIPTTEHYLPLLYTVGTRFPSDQISFFNDKPVAGALTMTSVRLDSNPQLH, from the coding sequence ATGGATACAGACAAGATACAAAAGAGTGAGATCTTTCCATCCTTATTTTTGGGGCATGGCAGTCCTATGAATGCAATTGAGGAAAATGAATTTGTCGAAGGCCTTCGCAATGTTTCGAAAACCTTTCCGGAGCCAAAGGCGATACTTGTAATTTCTGCACACTGGCTCACGGATGGAACCTTTGTGACAGCGATGGAACGCCCACCCACCATACATGACTTTGGTGGTTTTCCAAAGGCTTTATTTGAAGTACAATACCCAGCTCCTGGGGATCCAAGTTTGGCAAAGGAAATCCAATCCCTTGTTACATCCCAATCTGTCCAACTAGATTATGATTGGGGTTTGGACCATGGGACATGGAGTGTATTAAAACATATGTATCCCAAGGCAAATGTACCCATCGTACAATTGAGTATGGATTACAAACTTTCGCCAGAAAAACATTACGAAATTGCTAAGGAACTTTCTCCACTGAGAGAACAAGGTGTACTCATCGTTGCTAGTGGTAATATTGTACATAACCTCCGTATGGTGGCATGGGATCGGTTGAGTGAGGTTTATGGTTTTGATTGGGCAATTTCAGTCGACCAAAAAGTAAAAGATTGGATTCTATCAGGAGATACCCAATCTTTATTTTCCATTCGTAGTAAAGGAAAAGAATTTGAATGGGCAATTCCTACAACAGAACACTACCTTCCTTTATTGTATACTGTTGGAACTCGGTTTCCATCGGACCAAATTTCCTTTTTTAATGACAAACCAGTGGCTGGAGCATTGACGATGACTTCCGTTCGATTGGATTCCAATCCGCAATTACATTAA
- a CDS encoding ester cyclase, with translation MSPKQQIEMILQELFSNPKSKMIPEVFASDYIAHTSKKDYVGLKIVSQWIQNLNRFLSDLKIVRLEFIHETKDLVIWKRTIRGKIKPSKNKNLPTGKLIKWEEMIISKFKGNQIVEEWITSEFLGALLPKGKT, from the coding sequence ATGTCTCCGAAACAACAAATAGAAATGATATTACAGGAATTATTTTCGAATCCCAAAAGCAAAATGATCCCAGAGGTTTTTGCCTCCGACTACATCGCACACACTTCTAAAAAGGATTATGTAGGTTTGAAAATTGTAAGCCAATGGATCCAAAACTTAAATCGATTTTTGTCGGACTTAAAAATTGTAAGGTTAGAATTCATCCATGAAACGAAGGATCTTGTTATTTGGAAACGTACAATCAGAGGGAAAATCAAACCTTCCAAAAACAAAAATCTACCAACTGGAAAATTGATCAAATGGGAAGAGATGATCATTTCTAAATTCAAAGGAAATCAAATTGTCGAAGAATGGATTACCAGTGAATTTCTAGGTGCCTTACTTCCAAAAGGAAAAACATAA
- a CDS encoding DegT/DnrJ/EryC1/StrS family aminotransferase has translation MLTSRKTFLPFALPSISEDAIEEVAQVLRSGWVTSGPKVKQFEMEFGDFVGSKETIAVNSATAGLHLALEAIGLTTNDAAITSSVTFTATAEVICYFGAEPILTDIDPIHNVMTPETLEATISAKCKWNGKELTSKKTGKRIKAILPVHLAGYTCDMEAILGIAKKYNLYVIEDAAHAFPAVHKNKMIGTWGDFTVFSFYATKGITTGEGGMITTDHKEFADRIRRMRLHGINRDAFNRPGWYYEVVDAGYKYNMTDIAAALGVVQLKESHGFWERRTEIAKHYNVEFSGLKGVKLPKEDENGIHSWHLYRIEIDPKLAKIGRDTLVEELKERNIGTSLHFIPIFEHPYYKKTFGFQRKEYPNACQMYDKSVSLPLFAGMTKTDEKDVIDAVKELLS, from the coding sequence ATGCTCACATCTCGCAAAACCTTCCTACCGTTTGCACTTCCTTCCATTTCAGAAGATGCAATTGAAGAAGTGGCTCAGGTACTCCGATCAGGATGGGTTACCTCCGGACCAAAAGTAAAACAATTCGAGATGGAGTTTGGTGATTTTGTTGGAAGCAAAGAAACAATTGCTGTCAATTCGGCAACTGCTGGGTTACATTTAGCCCTCGAAGCGATTGGACTCACGACAAACGATGCTGCCATTACAAGCTCTGTTACCTTTACTGCCACTGCTGAGGTTATTTGTTACTTTGGAGCAGAACCCATTCTTACTGATATCGATCCCATTCATAACGTAATGACTCCTGAAACCTTAGAAGCAACTATCAGCGCTAAGTGCAAATGGAATGGCAAAGAACTAACGAGTAAAAAAACAGGGAAACGAATCAAAGCAATCTTACCCGTACACTTAGCTGGTTATACATGTGATATGGAAGCCATTCTAGGCATTGCAAAAAAATACAATCTCTATGTGATTGAAGATGCTGCACATGCTTTCCCAGCGGTTCATAAAAACAAAATGATTGGAACCTGGGGTGATTTTACTGTTTTTAGTTTTTATGCTACAAAAGGCATTACCACTGGCGAAGGTGGAATGATCACCACAGATCATAAGGAGTTTGCCGACCGAATTCGTAGGATGCGTTTGCATGGAATTAACCGTGATGCATTTAATCGACCTGGTTGGTATTATGAAGTCGTGGATGCTGGTTATAAATATAACATGACCGATATTGCAGCTGCACTTGGTGTCGTACAACTTAAGGAATCACATGGATTCTGGGAACGAAGGACTGAAATCGCAAAACATTATAATGTTGAATTTTCTGGACTAAAGGGAGTCAAACTACCTAAAGAAGATGAAAACGGGATTCATAGTTGGCATCTGTATCGAATCGAAATTGATCCGAAATTGGCAAAAATTGGCCGAGATACATTAGTTGAAGAATTGAAAGAAAGAAATATCGGAACAAGTTTACATTTTATTCCTATCTTTGAACATCCTTATTATAAAAAGACGTTTGGATTCCAAAGAAAAGAATATCCTAACGCATGTCAGATGTATGATAAATCAGTTTCATTACCATTGTTTGCAGGAATGACAAAAACAGATGAAAAAGACGTAATAGATGCTGTAAAAGAATTATTATCGTAG
- a CDS encoding alpha/beta hydrolase, translated as MMNPPLEYLVRNPKVTTTNPPLLLLLHGVGSNEKDLFSLADDLPESLLIISIRGPLVLGRDRFGWYEISFQGGSPKIDIGQQEVSHQKILEFLEYTKSQFQFDENNVWIGGFSQGAVMSYSVGLEHPKQFKGILALSGRLLEETKQKLNASAKESPNEEAIRQKIYIAHGTNDYVISVNSARNSKESLESLGKNPKYKEYSEGHTISQEMLKDLVGWLAVEL; from the coding sequence ATGATGAATCCTCCACTCGAGTATTTAGTTCGAAATCCTAAAGTTACCACAACCAATCCTCCACTTCTTTTGTTGTTACATGGAGTTGGTAGCAATGAAAAAGATTTGTTTTCTTTAGCCGATGATTTACCCGAATCATTACTCATTATTTCAATCAGAGGGCCTCTTGTTTTAGGGAGAGATCGTTTTGGTTGGTATGAGATCTCCTTCCAAGGTGGAAGTCCGAAAATTGATATTGGACAACAGGAAGTGAGCCATCAAAAAATTTTGGAATTTTTAGAATATACAAAGAGTCAGTTCCAATTTGATGAAAACAATGTTTGGATTGGTGGTTTTAGCCAAGGCGCTGTGATGTCTTATTCAGTTGGATTGGAACACCCAAAACAATTTAAAGGAATCCTTGCCCTCAGTGGAAGACTCTTAGAAGAAACAAAACAAAAATTAAATGCAAGTGCGAAAGAAAGTCCAAACGAGGAAGCCATTCGACAAAAAATTTATATTGCTCATGGAACCAATGACTATGTTATATCTGTTAACTCTGCAAGGAATTCAAAAGAGAGTTTAGAATCGTTGGGAAAAAATCCCAAGTACAAAGAATACTCAGAAGGCCATACCATCAGCCAAGAAATGTTAAAAGACTTGGTTGGATGGTTGGCAGTTGAATTGTAA
- the cysE gene encoding serine O-acetyltransferase, whose product MFENIKIIKKFDPAAKSYLEIVLCYPGLHALWLHKLAHLLYRIRLPIIPRLFNYLSRFLTGIDIHPGAKIAPGVFIDHGAGVVIGETAIIGSGSLIFQGVTLGGTGKETGKRHPTIGKNVVIGAGAKILGNITVEDHVRVGAGSVVMRNVPAGCTVVGIPGKVVKAGDGTSDSMEQMLEHNQMPDPIAKVFSVLLEKVETQQQLINKLYEKQQLLEKSSSNPPEDDLFLQEFIHGDGI is encoded by the coding sequence ATGTTTGAAAATATAAAAATTATAAAAAAATTTGACCCAGCGGCAAAATCGTATCTTGAAATCGTACTTTGTTACCCAGGTTTGCATGCACTTTGGTTACATAAATTAGCGCATCTTCTATATCGTATAAGACTTCCTATCATTCCTAGACTCTTCAATTATTTGAGTCGTTTTCTCACTGGAATTGACATCCATCCAGGAGCAAAAATCGCACCAGGCGTTTTCATTGACCATGGAGCAGGCGTTGTCATTGGAGAAACAGCCATCATCGGATCTGGATCCTTAATCTTCCAAGGAGTGACCTTAGGAGGAACTGGTAAGGAAACAGGCAAACGTCACCCAACAATAGGGAAAAACGTAGTGATTGGAGCTGGAGCAAAAATTCTCGGTAACATCACCGTAGAAGACCATGTTCGAGTTGGTGCTGGTTCCGTTGTGATGCGAAATGTTCCTGCAGGATGCACTGTAGTTGGTATTCCAGGTAAAGTTGTAAAAGCTGGAGATGGCACATCGGATAGCATGGAACAAATGCTAGAGCACAACCAAATGCCAGACCCTATTGCAAAAGTTTTTTCTGTACTACTTGAGAAAGTGGAAACCCAACAACAATTGATAAACAAACTTTACGAGAAACAACAATTATTGGAAAAATCTAGTTCTAATCCCCCGGAAGATGATTTGTTTTTGCAAGAATTCATTCATGGAGATGGAATCTAA